From Sporosarcina sp. FSL W7-1349, a single genomic window includes:
- a CDS encoding electron transfer flavoprotein subunit alpha/FixB family protein, translating into MSKILIVGEYRENELRNVSLEAIAAAKQWNPDSEAVAVLLGNGVQEHAQKMIQHGADRAILLESPNLSHITAEAYTQALLQAIESEQPTAVILGHTSLGKDIAPRLAGRLNAGLLSDVTKIEGQGNEAQFVRPIYSGKAFERRKAKTEKVFVTIRPNNIESLPINASRSGDITTQAVELTDLRVLIKEVVRKATMGVDLSEAKVVVSGGRGVKGTEGFELLQQLADVFGGAVGASRGACDADYCDYALQIGQTGKVVTPDLYIACGISGAIQHVAGMSNSKIIVAINKDPEANIFSIADYGIVGDLFEVVPLLIEEFSSIAVS; encoded by the coding sequence ATGAGCAAAATTTTAATAGTTGGAGAGTACCGTGAAAATGAATTGCGCAATGTTTCTCTCGAAGCCATTGCTGCCGCAAAACAATGGAATCCTGACAGTGAGGCAGTGGCAGTTCTATTGGGGAATGGAGTCCAAGAACACGCACAAAAAATGATTCAGCATGGAGCGGACCGCGCAATTTTACTTGAAAGTCCCAACCTTTCCCACATAACGGCAGAGGCCTATACGCAGGCGCTATTACAAGCTATCGAATCCGAACAGCCGACTGCCGTCATCCTAGGTCATACATCTCTTGGCAAGGATATAGCACCGAGACTAGCCGGTCGCTTAAACGCAGGCTTGCTCTCTGATGTGACAAAAATTGAAGGACAGGGCAATGAGGCGCAATTTGTACGGCCGATTTACTCTGGAAAAGCATTTGAGAGGCGAAAAGCAAAAACGGAAAAAGTGTTCGTTACGATTCGTCCTAATAATATTGAATCGCTTCCTATAAATGCTTCCCGTTCTGGTGATATTACGACGCAAGCTGTTGAGCTGACAGATTTGCGCGTCCTCATTAAAGAGGTTGTGCGGAAAGCGACAATGGGAGTAGATTTATCGGAAGCGAAGGTGGTCGTATCGGGAGGACGTGGGGTCAAGGGTACTGAAGGATTTGAGTTGCTGCAGCAATTGGCGGACGTATTTGGAGGAGCTGTCGGTGCTTCCCGGGGAGCTTGCGATGCGGATTATTGTGATTATGCATTGCAAATTGGACAGACGGGCAAAGTGGTCACCCCGGATCTCTATATCGCGTGCGGCATTTCAGGAGCCATCCAGCATGTTGCCGGAATGTCCAATTCCAAGATTATCGTAGCCATTAACAAAGATCCGGAAGCGAACATTTTCTCCATTGCGGATTATGGTATTGTAGGCGATCTCTTTGAAGTTGTTCCGCTTTTAATTGAAGAGTTTAGCAGTATTGCAGTTTCCTAA